In Silene latifolia isolate original U9 population chromosome 3, ASM4854445v1, whole genome shotgun sequence, a single window of DNA contains:
- the LOC141648665 gene encoding F-box protein CPR1-like, giving the protein MSMVACCESYLLIGVRYTDHEGLILFNPTTRIYRLLPKVYVPTCAYYVHFGMCHCLDDEFNDDIKIVRLVQYHQIREVIVYSLNTNSWKSIELKRTRFQWIADPVLIQNHLLVMIFYDGSRYRRLTRIGCFDIKAERWSNDVLWSDTLLGEIGSNLTKKRKGVLYHLGALEGQLRFSCYDVNKLSYSIWVMKEYGVKESWVKLMSAPGEDLKEVYHPIAYRQGSSDELLCIPNFSGKYSWYNLRDKQFIETGFDGEGLHRTKYSFAYVCRGSLLNFPGVQFFSSCKVSFS; this is encoded by the exons ATGTCGATGGTAGCATGTTGTGAATCTTATCTTTTGATTGGGGTCAGATATACCGACCATGAAGGTCTCATCTTGTTCAACCCAACTACACGTATTTACCGTTTACTCCCTAAAGTTTACGTTCCCACTTGCGCTTACTATGTACATTTTGGCATGTGTCATTGTTTAGATGATGAATTCAATGACGATATCAAAATTGTCAGGTTGGTTCAATACCATCAAATAAGAGAAGTCATCGTCTATAGCTTGAATACTAATTCGTGGAAATCTATCGAGCTTAAACGGACCAGGTTTCAATGGATTGCTGATCCCGTCCTTATACAAAACCATTTACTTGTTATGATTTTTTATGATGGTTCTCGTTATAGACGCTTGACGAGAATAGGCTGTTTTGATATAAAGGCTGAACGATGGTCTAATGATGTGCTCTGGTCTGATACTCTTTTGGGTGAAATCGGTTCCAACTTGACTAAAAAACGTAAAGGTGTTCTCTATCACCTAGGTGCTCTTGAAGGACAGCTGCGTTTTTCATGTTACGATGTGAACAAGTTGAGTTATAGTATATGGGTTATGAAGGAATATGGTGTTAAAGAGTCTTGGGTTAAATTGATGAGCGCTCCTGGGGAAGACCTCAAAGAGGTTTATCACCCTATTGCATACCGCCAGGGATCATCAGATGAACTATTGTGTATACCAAATTTTAGTGGAAAATATTCATGGTACAACCTTAGAGATAAACAATTCATTGAGACGGGATTTGACGGTGAAGGCCTTCATAGAACCAAATACTCTTTTGCTTATGTATGCAGGGGAAGCCTCTTAAACTTTCCTGGAG TTCAATTCTTTTCATCTTGTAAAGTTAGTTTCAGCTAG